One Dioscorea cayenensis subsp. rotundata cultivar TDr96_F1 unplaced genomic scaffold, TDr96_F1_v2_PseudoChromosome.rev07_lg8_w22 25.fasta BLBR01000448.1, whole genome shotgun sequence genomic region harbors:
- the LOC120254437 gene encoding uncharacterized mitochondrial protein AtMg00810-like translates to MTDLGLLKYFLGLEVKQGDGFVFVSQKKYAEDLLSKAGMLNCKVEPTPMNTNEKLRLEDGSGQANAERYRRLVGSLLYLTHTKLDLMFVVSVVSRYMQRPIVHHLGVVKRILYHVARTLDHGLLYRNSCKLKLTGFSDSDWGGSLDDRKSVSSWVFNLGSAVVAWSSKKQDITAL, encoded by the coding sequence ATGACGGACCTAGGATTGCTAAAGTACTTCCTGGGATTGGAAGTGAAGCAAGGTGATGGGTTCGTATTCGTATCTCAGAAGAAATATGCCGAGGATCTTCTCAGCAAGGCGGGGATGCTTAATTGCAAAGTTGAACCTACTCCAATGAATACCAATGAAAAGTTGAGACTAGAAGATGGATCTGGTCAAGCCAACGCCGAGAGGTATAGGAGGCTGGTTGGATCCTTGTTGTACCTCACACATACGAAACTGGATTTGATGTTTGTTGTCTCAGTTGTCTCAAGATACATGCAACGGCCCATAGTGCATCATTTGGGTGTAGTCAAGAGGATCCTATACCATGTGGCAAGAACCTTGGACCATGGATTATTATATAGAAACTCATGCAAACTAAAACTCACTGGTTTTTCAGACAGCGATTGGGGAGGCTCATTGGATGATAGAAAGAGTGTCTCAAGCTGGGTGTTCAATCTTGGCTCAGCTGTCGTAGCGTGGAGCTCAAAGAAACAAGACATCACAGCCCTGTAG